One part of the Salvelinus sp. IW2-2015 linkage group LG28, ASM291031v2, whole genome shotgun sequence genome encodes these proteins:
- the LOC111954144 gene encoding 4-galactosyl-N-acetylglucosaminide 3-alpha-L-fucosyltransferase 9-like: MLSSTFLTGALRIFLVGILCLGGFVTLFCMYYKSALDCTPQPHYSKRPEIRSLSKKQPEPXKPIMLLWFWPENREFDFSDCATFFNIDGCHLTDDRSLYNKADGVLIFHKSIKYDLSNLPPSPRPPFQKWIWYHVESPTNTIRIPGLENLFNLTLSYREDADIPVRWRLTARKGQGEDFVLPXKDKLVCWIVSNNDPNTGTGVRNNYYRELVKHIKVELFGTAFARFLKYEDYYSTLSSCKFYLSFENSVHKDYITEKLNGPLAAGTVPVVLGPPRQNYEDFVPGDSFIHVNDFPDXKALAEFLLKLDKDDEAYLRYFQWHRNFSAQQHLVQLSQEFTQAICYACDHIGKHWEYRVVHDIYKWHFG; this comes from the coding sequence ATGCTGTCAAGTACTTTCCTTACAGGAGCTTTGCGTATCTTCCTGGTAGGGATCCTCTGTCTAGGAGGATTTGTGACACTGTTTTGTATGTATTACAAATCAGCTCTGGACTGCACTCCCCAGCCTCATTACTCAAAGCGACCTGAGATCAGATCCTTGTCTAAGAAGCAGCCAGAGCCAGAMAAGCCCATCATGCTGTTGTGGTTCTGGCCTGAAAACCGCGAGTTTGATTTTAGCGATTGTGCCACTTTCTTCAACATTGATGGCTGCCACCTGACAGATGACAGGTCTCTGTACAACAAGGCAGAYGGTGTGCTCATCTTTCACAAATCCATCAAATACGATTTATCCAACTTGCCTCCATCACCTCGACCACCATTCCAGAAGTGGATTTGGTATCATGTGGAATCACCTACAAACACAATTAGGATACCTGGTCTAGAGAACCTTTTCAACTTGACCTTGAGTTATAGGGAAGACGCAGACATCCCTGTTCGYTGGCGTTTGACCGCAAGGAAAGGCCAGGGTGAAGACTTTGTGCTGCCAAAKAAGGATAAATTAGTTTGCTGGATTGTGAGCAACAATGACCCTAACACTGGAACAGGGGTACGGAATAACTATTACAGAGAACTTGTAAAACACATTAAGGTGGAACTCTTTGGCACAGCCTTTGCTAGATTCTTGAAATATGAGGACTACTACTCAACACTCTCCAGCTGTAAGTTTTACCTCTCCTTTGAGAACTCAGTCCACAAAGACTACATCACAGAGAAGCTTAACGGACCACTTGCAGCAGGAACWGTGCCAGTGGTATTGGGCCCACCGAGACAGAACTATGAAGACTTTGTCCCAGGAGATTCCTTCATCCATGTTAATGACTTTCCCGATGYAAAAGCCCTGGCTGAATTCCTCCTCAAGTTGGACAAGGATGATGAGGCATATCTGCGCTACTTTCAGTGGCATAGAAACTTCTCYGCTCAGCAACATCTGGTTCAACTGAGTCAAGAGTTCACGCAAGCTATTTGCTATGCCTGTGACCACATAGGCAAACATTGGGAGTACAGGGTTGTTCACGATATTTACAAATGGCATTTTGGTTAA